In Primulina eburnea isolate SZY01 chromosome 3, ASM2296580v1, whole genome shotgun sequence, one DNA window encodes the following:
- the LOC140826847 gene encoding transcription factor bHLH149-like, translating to MAESGSVSSPNTNSNLPRKKRKRDVSGGISRESSRARWRTETEQRIYSSNLVDALRILRRLDSSAVRDAADKVLAVSAKGRTRWSRAILTGRLSFRLSQINRRHKKAAKPVTAPKKPAARRNLPPLQRKVKTLSRLVPGCRKLSLPNLLEETTDYIAALEMQVKAMALITDLLNGDVLGASPQLGLVHT from the coding sequence ATGGCGGAGTCAGGATCGGTATCGAGTCCCAATACAAACTCCAACCTCCCTCGTAAGAAGCGAAAGAGAGATGTGTCCGGCGGAATTTCCAGGGAATCGTCTCGGGCCAGGTGGAGAACCGAAACTGAGCAGCGGATCTACTCCTCGAACCTCGTCGACGCCCTCCGCATCCTACGACGTCTCGATTCCTCCGCCGTCCGCGACGCCGCCGACAAGGTTCTTGCTGTATCCGCAAAGGGCAGGACCCGATGGAGCCGCGCCATCCTCACCGGCCGCCTCAGCTTCCGGCTCTCTCAAATCAACCGAAGACACAAGAAGGCGGCTAAACCGGTTACGGCGCCGAAGAAACCGGCGGCTCGGAGAAATCTTCCGCCGCTGCAGAGGAAAGTGAAAACTTTGAGCCGGTTGGTCCCCGGTTGCCGGAAGCTATCTCTGCCGAACCTTCTAGAAGAGACAACGGACTATATCGCGGCTTTGGAAATGCAAGTCAAAGCTATGGCTCTCATCACCGATCTACTAAACGGCGACGTTTTAGGGGCCTCTCCCCAACTTGGCTTGGTCCACACCTAG